A genomic stretch from Argiope bruennichi chromosome 2, qqArgBrue1.1, whole genome shotgun sequence includes:
- the LOC129960356 gene encoding GTPase HRas has product MTEYKLVVVGAGGVGKSALTIQLIQNHFVDEYDPTIEDSYRKQVVIDGETCLLDILDTAGQEEYSAMRDQYMRTGEGFLLVFAVNNAKSYEDISMYREQIKRVKDADDVPMVLVGNKCDLPMRMVYMHGAAELAKSYGIPFIETSAKTRMGVDDAFYTLVREIRKDRERKGKDKKKHKRKGRKRRCVIL; this is encoded by the exons ctGGAGGCGTTGGAAAGAGTGCCTTGACTATTCAGCTAATACAAAATCA ctttGTTGATGAATATGATCCTACCATAg AGGATTCATATAGGAAACAAGTTGTCATAGATGGTGAAACATGCCTTTTAGACATTTTAGATACTGCAGGTCAAGAAGAGTATAG TGCTATGAGAGACCAATATATGAGAACAGGTGAAggttttcttttagtttttgctGTTAATAATGCCAAATCTTATGAAGACATCAGCATGTACAGAGAGCAG ATAAAACGGGTGAAAGATGCTGATGATGTTCCTATGGTTT TGGTTGGAAATAAATGTGATCTTCCAATGAGGATGGTGTATATGCATGGAGCAGCAGAGCTAGCTAAAAGTTATGGTATTCCATTTATTGAAACATCTGCAAAGACAAGGATGGGAGTAGATGATGCATTTTATACATTGGTTCGAGAAATTCGTAAAGAT agGGAACGCAAAggtaaagataaaaagaaacacAAGCGTAAGGGTAGGAAAAGGCGTTGTGTTATATTGTAA